Proteins encoded by one window of Corythoichthys intestinalis isolate RoL2023-P3 chromosome 20, ASM3026506v1, whole genome shotgun sequence:
- the LOC130908649 gene encoding basic helix-loop-helix domain-containing protein USF3: MPEMTETETGRKPKKKKNKESHNAVERHRKEKINAGINRIGNLLPCSQALKQSKNMILDQAFRYITELKKQNDAMLLEGGDKVQADEIRRLRRQCEELRKESGHYIELLKAHDINILEDPTIHWKGKKRCTKVAKVTPTHQLPKRIIVYSNGNVMCPTGKDANPGKQLSETLILQPPSDVNPSVRVNGALLQPTSSATLLHTGSGVTHSTAGLTVVEQCVIEKPPEPPSMSYITLQLPTVNTGLAQPPAVPSLTNIAATSASQLPPPVSCLATINQTVRDTTLRTVNYTAIPNSQALLRAGAAGSTQTTWTTLQMAGNTVQPVCQSLGSTTQAVHQVTVCPVGTKPPPVQPIQIQMQPPPVPVQQAPITAHIQARPPQLRPAIPVLAPQPQCAVVPPPAIVAHPTIVSQPQPAVLQPASLIPHTPTALIPQAQQQATVLPLLQTMQVLQVNPSSATASVPQNTNNPSVVILQQANSCPSQPVIREEVSNPTPCQHIVIIQAPNQTAPASQNPKVGLVPTVAATAVPASIPATQTTNSSTSTLQSVGGKQLVHILPRPAQPPLNHPSPMSQAATGVQATPQTITVNGQVFALQPMKTSDKTASQSTIQLVQPTTIEEPTTNVALNSLGALSSLNQSISQGLPLSISSQSNNSNNNCDPPQAAPSADVQQKRQPPAPVSVPGATVVTPVQQLQVPRLSPVKSGLAVSVPKLAGKRLRTNLQAKRSAAKRTKVSKKSELNQASSENQKTSQASDIPLVAPTTVSGETVQIVPSPQSSPKTVICVTSSGPSGFSQPQPQTVASVSANPNTVIFSQPNSSVTATTVATVSVASLTPSVSEALATNDKAAVASNGSSVVNKPVELEMKQLATSEATDTTQSNTAIPITVSKTSRTVVTATGDSNVVNKSITPAIVCTTAVVAVTPSTQSESCPKRPDNTDSVPCSKYDPSPSSTTATSLSLVSTSTTNSELRKTDTAARVQTEQPDPNVPTDAKLPQPVGKNRQTEEERPATSSAVSTTHTMPKKDLVLSHGMYTNLDDQPVEPPVTDSSMSIVAGGGRGFSVASMLPQGQGMTASSGSFGSFTFTSEQAEMLALAMLEQDSPGRRAGNCVGNDTAPATWQPPKVLASKEKNPTGQQAKLTKPVDSVTVKPPLQVSVRGQIGDSSVSGAGGSRHPQNPAHLITYTQSQVQTQSSAQSGTVASLSVNNLIRPSSSQRPYPGSPSLLGQQCSVPSPATASVHIAQPSNNTLSPCSGAAQLNEYTPMKTLMRAQAERQVKILSKRQAQEEAMLNTGKRPKPCPPPGPAVGHMDVKIADHNQMMVGQMPTSSSTMARINSEGSLFSTNSFMSTVVQATDTHCPPEQNQPGVPHLSQGHPQHSVAQPVQHLGGNVYMKQHQQEQQRHHLYHLQHHLSQPDPAQRHSLHQRALQQEQHAQKKRGLVRGSQTASPAAVAMQQKQHHLEKSGVQQQHSHPQQAPHQQHTQQQQQATQQHSQQSHQQSHQPAQHQQSHPQQHQGPTHQSQQHQQQHHQQLQQQQNSHSRHQQHLQQQIQQQQHFRHQEKSCEAQAAGARAHHNNHLAQQDHLKPGPDHSAMQRMMTSRSLDPQQLISSPGNPASRSSDLSCAPSRQERHRVSNYSAEALIGKSSTSADQQQRMAHHLQTGRGGAAPDRGDPRGYVDASGRGKANVAHNPQGRLPSDHPGSADVQRVSECPPFKTAVAGPHQLGGFEAQASRGSDMAPKSQRAQQQQGSFRMGVGPPPDGRNRGGGGGGYPGVQLGPQGAHVGPSLLREQEACHQSFMQSLLTPDGNHQRATQCCPPVSMEYTCGSSSGDVRAKASSPGQKPPSINKSHISQVNNMHGVVRATHPPEPNRPSAPVSQHSRHAPPSKLRPGERPRSGPLRPSNPFEPDNPPPLPSGGGVLLGRPQSGGEARRSTIVRFMADGAQPPADNNPAPEQHLTQNFGFPFIPEGSVNAPINTNATFMPPSSQPNTARTPSLLPVEPQNTLPSFYPSYSPAAHPGLAGDVTLQYFSNQMFPGPGADKSGAPPPLNNRFGSILSPPRPVGFAQASFPLLPDMPPMPIANSSGITPHISNFSLTSLFPEIAAPGMPADGSAMPMSPLLSLANASAADSGKQPNRPAHNISHILGHDGSSAV; encoded by the exons ATGCCAGAGATGACTGAAACAGAAACTGGTCGAAAACCAAA aaagaagaaaaacaaagaatcccACAATGCAG TCGAGAGGCACCGAAAAGAGAAGATAAATGCAGGGATTAACCGCATTGGCAATCTGCTGCCTTGTTCACAAGCACTTAAACAG AGTAAGAACATGATCCTGGACCAGGCCTTTCGCTACATCACCGAGCTGAAGAAACAAAATGACGCAATGCTCCTGGAAGGCGGTGATAAAGTTCAAG CGGACGAGATCAGACGATTGCGGCGTCAATGTGAGGAGCTTCGCAAGGAGAGCGGCCACTACATAGAGCTTCTCAAAGCCCATGATATTAACATCTTAGAAGACCCTACGATCCACTGGAAGGGCAAGAAGCGCTGTACCAAAGTTGCCAAAGTGACTCCAACTCATCAGCTGCCCAAGAGAATAATTGTCTATTCCAACGGCAACGTGATGTGCCCCACAGGAAAAGATGCGAATCCCGGGAAACAACTCTCAGAAACATTAATCCTTCAGCCGCCCTCGGACGTGAACCCAAGTGTGAGGGTGAATGGAGCCTTGCTCCAACCAACTTCTTCCGCTACTTTGCTTCACACCGGTTCAGGTGTCACACATTCGACAGCAGGCCTCACCGTGGTAGAGCAGTGTGTTATAGAGAAGCCGCCTGAGCCACCTTCCATGTCCTACATCACCCTCCAGCTTCCCACCGTAAACACTGGACTAGCCCAGCCACCTGCTGTCCCCTCCCTGACCAACATAGCCGCTACTTCAGCTTCTCAGCTTCCGCCACCCGTCTCCTGTCTTGCCACAATAAATCAGACTGTAAGGGACACCACCCTCAGGACTGTAAATTACACTGCAATCCCTAATAGCCAAGCCCTTCTCAGGGCAGGGGCTGCTGGTAGCACGCAAACCACATGGACAACGCTGCAGATGGCAGGCAACACAGTGCAGCCCGTCTGCCAGAGTTTAGGCAGCACCACTCAAGCTGTCCACCAGGTGACAGTGTGCCCTGTGGGCACTAAACCTCCTCCAGTTCAACCAATTCAAATACAGATGCAGCCTCCGCCTGTGCCTGTACAACAAGCCCCTATTACAGCACATATTCAGGCAAGGCCGCCCCAGCTACGACCCGCAATCCCAGTTCTTGCCCCACAACCGCAATGTGCTGTTGTGCCGCCGCCGGCCATTGTGGCCCACCCCACCATTGTTTCTCAACCCCAGCCAGCAGTACTTCAGCCCGCGTCGCTTATTCCCCACACTCCCACGGCCCTTATTCCACAAGCTCAACAGCAGGCCACTGTGCTGCCCCTCCTCCAAACCATGCAGGTCCTGCAGGTCAACCCAAGCAGTGCAACAGCATCAGTGCCGCAGAACACCAACAACCCCAGCGTCGTCATTCTACAGCAGGCCAACTCCTGCCCAAGCCAGCCAGTCATCAGAGAAGAAGTGAGCAACCCGACCCCCTGCCAACATATTGTCATCATTCAGGCACCCAACCAAACTGCGCCTGCCTCTCAGAATCCTAAGGTTGGCTTGGTGCCTACTGTCGCTGCTACTGCTGTGCCTGCTTCaatacctgccactcaaacaaccAACAGTTCTACATCAACGTTGCAGAGTGTGGGTGGAAAGCAGCTGGTGCATATTCTTCCGCGTCCGGCACAGCCTCCGTTGAACCATCCATCACCGATGAGCCAGGCAGCCACTGGAGTCCAGGCTACCCCGCAGACGATCACTGTGAACGGGCAGGTGTTTGCCTTACAGCCCATGAAGACTTCAGATAAAACCGCTTcccaaagtacaatccaactggTCCAGCCTACCACTATTGAGGAACCCACTACTAACGTGGCTCTCAACAGCCTTGGCGCCCTAAGTAGTCTGAACCAGAGCATCTCTCAGGGGCTTCCACTTAGCATTTCTAGCCAGagcaacaacagcaacaacaattgTGACCCGCCGCAAGCTGCGCCATCAGCTGATGTCCAGCAAAAACGACAGCCTCCTGCTCCAGTTAGTGTCCCTGGAGCCACAGTGGTCACGCCTGTCCAGCAATTACAGGTGCCTCGCCTGAGCCCGGTCAAATCCGGACTTGCTGTGAGTGTGCCTAAGCTTGCTGGAAAGCGCTTGCGGACAAATCTCCAAGCTAAGCGATCAGCAGCTAAAAGGACCAAAGTGTCTAAGAAGAGTGAGCTCAACCAGGCTAGTTCAGAAAATCAGAAAACATCTCAGGCCTCAGACATTCCTCTTGTAGCCCCTACCACAGTGTCTGGTGAAACTGTACAAATTGTCCCTTCTCCACAAAGCTCGCCGAAAACGGTTATATGCGTTACATCCAGCGGTCCAAGTGGATTTAGTCAGCCCCAGCCGCAAACTGTCGCCTCTGTCAGCGCAAATCCCAATACTGTTATTTTTAGTCAACCTAATTCAAGTGTTACAGCAACCACAGTTGCAACTGTCAGTGTGGCATCACTCACGCCATCAGTGAGTGAAGCCTTGGCCACTAATGACAAAGCGGCTGTAGCTTCAAATGGCAGCTCGGTGGTAAACAAGCCTGtagaattagaaatgaagcaactggCCACCAGTGAAGCGACTGACACAACACAAAGCAACACAGCTATTCCCATAACGGTGTCTAAAACGAGTAGAACTGTCGTCACTGCTACAGGAGACAGTAATGTAGTGAATAAATCCATCACTCCTGCTATCGTATGCACCACAGCAGTAGTCGCCGTTACTCCAAGTACGCAATCAGAATCGTGTCCCAAGCGACCCGACAATACAGATTCGGTGCCTTGCAGTAAATATGACCCCTCTCCCTCATCCACCACTGCAACTTCGTTGTCGTTGGTTAGCACTAGCACGACAAATTCAGAGCTGAGGAAGACCGATACTGCTGCAAGAGTACAGACAGAGCAACCAGACCCTAATGTGCCAACTGATGCCAAACTTCCTCAGCCAGTAGGGAAAAACAGACAAACCGAAGAAGAGAGACCTGCTACAAGCTCAGCAGTGTCCACAACACATACAATGCCTAAGAAAGACTTGGTGCTATCTCATGGGATGTACACTAACCTAGACGATCAACCCGTGGAACCCCCGGTGACGGATTCCTCCATGTCTATAGTTGCAGGGGGAGGCAGAGGCTTCTCTGTGGCCTCCATGCTTCCTCAGGGTCAAGGCATGACTGCCTCCTCTGGCTCCTTTGGATCATTTACCTTCACATCTGAGCAGGCCGAGATGCTTGCATTGGCCATGCTAGAACAAGACAGTCCGGGAAGGAGGGCTGGAAACTGTGTCGGGAACGACACTGCTCCTGCCACATGGCAGCCACCCAAAGTTCTTgctagtaaagaaaaaaaccccACTGGGCAGCAGGCAAAATTGACCAAACCTGTAGACTCCGTGACGGTTAAGCCTCCACTTCAGGTGTCCGTCAGAGGACAAATTGGCGATAGTTCTGTCAGTGGAGCAGGTGGAAGCAGACATCCACAGAACCCAGCTCATCTCATCACATACACCCAATCTCAGGTCCAAACTCAGAGTTCAGCACAAAGTGGCACCGTTGCCAGTTTGAGTGTCAACAACCTGATCAGGCCCAGTTCCTCCCAGCGTCCTTACCCGGGCTCTCCCAGTCTGTTGGGCCAGCAGTGCTCCGTGCCCTCTCCTGCTACTGCCTCTGTCCACATTGCCCAGCCTTCTAACAACACACTCTCTCCCTGCTCAGGTGCAGCCCAGCTAAATGAGTACACCCCGATGAAGACATTAATGAGAGCTCAGGCTGAGAGACAGGTAAAGATCCTGTCCAAGCGCCAGGCCCAGGAGGAAGCCATGCTCAACACAGGAAAACGACCTAAGCCGTGCCCGCCACCGGGTCCCGCTGTGGGCCACATGGATGTAAAAATAGCGGACCACAACCAGATGATGGTTGGACAAATGCCTACCTCGTCCTCGACTATGGCAAGAATTAATTCCGAAGGCTCTCTTTTCTCCACAAACTCATTTATGAGCACCGTAGTTCAAGCCACCGACACCCACTGCCCCCCTGAGCAGAACCAGCCCGGGGTGCCCCACCTGTCCCAGGGTCATCCTCAACATTCTGTTGCCCAGCCTGTCCAGCACTTGGGAGGCAATGTTTACATGAAACAGCATCAACAAGAGCAACAAAGACATCACCTGTACCATTTGCAACATCACCTGAGCCAGCCGGACCCGGCCCAGCGCCACTCGCTACACCAGAGGGCACTTCAGCAAGAGCAACACGCACAGAAAAAGAGGGGGCTGGTTCGAGGCAGCCAGACCGCCTCGCCCGCCGCTGTTGCCATGCAGCAGAAGCAGCATCACCTGGAAAAATCTGGAGTTCAACAGCAGCACTCGCATCCGCAGCAGGCGCCGCATCAGCAGCACACGCAGCAACAGCAGCAGGCCACTCAGCAACACTCGCAGCAGTCCCACCAACAGTCGCATCAGCCGGCGCAGCACCAGCAGTCGCATCCTCAACAGCACCAAGGGCCCACACATCAAAGTCAGCAGCACCAACAACAACACCATCAACAGCTACAGCAGCAACAGAACTCCCACAGCAGGCACCAGCAGCATCTTCAACAACAGATCCAACAACAGCAGCACTTTAGACACCAGGAAAAGAGTTGTGAGGCCCAAGCTGCTGGAGCCAGAGCCCATCACAACAACCACCTGGCTCAGCAGGACCACCTCAAG CCTGGCCCAGACCACAGTGCCATGCAGCGGATGATGACCTCTAGGTCTTTGGACCCACAGCAGCTCATCTCATCACCCGGCAACCCAGCATCCCGTTCGTCTGACTTGTCGTGCGCGCCGTCACGCCAGGAGCGCCACCGGGTCTCCAATTACTCTGCCGAGGCGCTCATAGGTAAAAGCTCGACCAGCGCCGATCAGCAGCAGCGCATGGCGCACCACCTCCAAACGGGCCGTGGTGGCGCCGCACCGGATCGGGGAGACCCACGAGGCTACGTGGATGCGTCAGGACGAGGCAAGGCTAACGTGGCGCACAACCCACAGGGCCGCCTCCCCTCAGACCACCCGGGGTCGGCCGACGTGCAACGCGTTTCGGAGTGCCCGCCTTTCAAAACAGCGGTGGCCGGACCGCATCAACTTGGTGGTTTCGAGGCCCAGGCTTCTCGGGGGAGTGACATGGCACCCAAATCCCAGAGGGCGCAGCAGCAGCAGGGAAGTTTCAGAATGGGTGTTGGACCGCCTCCGGATGGGAGGAACCGTGGCGGTGGCGGCGGAGGCTACCCGGGTGTCCAACTCGGCCCGCAGGGAGCACACGTTGGGCCCTCGCTGCTCCGTGAGCAGGAAGCTTGTCACCAAAGTTTCATGCAGAGCCTCCTGACCCCCGACGGGAACCACCAGAGGGCAACACAGTGCTGCCCGCCCGTTAGCATGGAGTACACCTGCGGGAGCTCGTCCGGGGACGTCCGGGCCAAGGCGTCCAGCCCTGGTCAGAAGCCCCCCTCCATCAACAAAAGCCACATCTCTCAGGTCAACAACATGCACGGCGTTGTCCGCGCCACCCACCCTCCCGAGCCTAATCGCCCATCAGCCCCGGTCAGCCAACACTCGCGCCATGCACCGCCCTCTAAACTGAGACCGGGAGAGCGCCCCCGCTCAGGACCGCTGCGACCTAGTAATCCTTTTGAGCCCGATAATCCCCCGCCCCTTCCCTCTGGAGGCGGGGTCCTCCTGGGCCGCCCCCAGTCGGGGGGCGAGGCGCGACGCAGCACTATCGTTCGCTTCATGGCGGATGGTGCCCAGCCGCCCGCCGACAACAACCCAGCCCCTGAACAACACCTGACGCAGAACTTCGGCTTCCCGTTTatcccagagggcagtgtaaacGCGCCTATTAACACCAACGCCACCTTCATGCCGCCCTCTAGTCAGCCTAACACCGCTCGGACTCCCTCCCTGCTACCCGTCGAGCCCCAGAACACCCTCCCCTCCTTCTACCCGTCTTACTCTCCAGCTGCCCACCCCGGCCTAGCGGGTGATGTCACCTTGCAGTACTTCTCCAACCAGATGTTCCCGGGCCCCGGTGCTGACAAATCTGGTGCCCCGCCTCCCCTCAACAACCGCTTCGGCTCCATCTTATCCCCACCACGCCCGGTGGGCTTCGCTCAAGCTAGCTTCCCGCTACTTCCCGACATGCCCCCCATGCCTATCGCAAACTCATCGGGCATCACGCCGCACATCTCTAACTTCAGTCTCACCTCACTCTTCCCGGAGATCGCCGCCCCCGGCATGCCTGCCGATGGCTCGGCCATGCCCATGTCGCCGCTGCTGTCGCTGGCTAACGCGTCTGCCGCTGATTCGGGGAAGCAACCGAACAGGCCCGCACACAACATCAGCCACATCCTTGGACACGACGGCAGCTCGGCCGTCTGA
- the naa50 gene encoding N-alpha-acetyltransferase 50 isoform X2, with translation MKGRIELGDVTPHNIKQLKRLNQVIFPVSYNDKFYKDVLEVGELAKLAYFNDIAVGAVCCRVDHSQNQKRLYIMTLGCLAPYRRLGIGTKMLNHVLNICEKDGTLDNIYLHVQISNESAIDFYQKFGFEIIETKKNYYKRIEPADAHVLQKSLRSPSAPPSRELQKTE, from the exons ATGAAAGG CCGGATCGAGCTGGGGGATGTGACGCCCCACAACATCAAGCAGCTGAAGCGCCTCAACCAGGTCATCTTCCCAGTCAGCTACAACGACAAGTTCTACAAGGACGTGTTGGAGGTGGGCGAGCTCGCTAAGCTTG CATACTTTAATGACATCGCAGTTGGGGCTGTGTGCTGCCGAGTGGACCACTCTCAGAACCAAAAGCGATTGTACATCATGACACTGGGCTGTCTTGCCCCGTACCGGAGACTTGGCATTG GTACAAAGATGCTAAACCACGTGCTCAACATCTGCGAGAAGGATGGCACTTTAGACAACATTTACCT TCACGTCCAGATAAGCAACGAGTCAGCCATCGACTTCTACCAGAAGTTTGGCTTCGAAATCATCGAAACGAAGAAGAACTACTACAAGAGGATAGAACCGGCAGATGCGCACGTCCTACAGAAAAGCTTGCGCAGTCCGAGCGCGCCGCCCAGCAGAGAGCTTCAGAAAACGGAATAG
- the naa50 gene encoding N-alpha-acetyltransferase 50 isoform X1, whose product MKGSRIELGDVTPHNIKQLKRLNQVIFPVSYNDKFYKDVLEVGELAKLAYFNDIAVGAVCCRVDHSQNQKRLYIMTLGCLAPYRRLGIGTKMLNHVLNICEKDGTLDNIYLHVQISNESAIDFYQKFGFEIIETKKNYYKRIEPADAHVLQKSLRSPSAPPSRELQKTE is encoded by the exons ATGAAAGG TAGCCGGATCGAGCTGGGGGATGTGACGCCCCACAACATCAAGCAGCTGAAGCGCCTCAACCAGGTCATCTTCCCAGTCAGCTACAACGACAAGTTCTACAAGGACGTGTTGGAGGTGGGCGAGCTCGCTAAGCTTG CATACTTTAATGACATCGCAGTTGGGGCTGTGTGCTGCCGAGTGGACCACTCTCAGAACCAAAAGCGATTGTACATCATGACACTGGGCTGTCTTGCCCCGTACCGGAGACTTGGCATTG GTACAAAGATGCTAAACCACGTGCTCAACATCTGCGAGAAGGATGGCACTTTAGACAACATTTACCT TCACGTCCAGATAAGCAACGAGTCAGCCATCGACTTCTACCAGAAGTTTGGCTTCGAAATCATCGAAACGAAGAAGAACTACTACAAGAGGATAGAACCGGCAGATGCGCACGTCCTACAGAAAAGCTTGCGCAGTCCGAGCGCGCCGCCCAGCAGAGAGCTTCAGAAAACGGAATAG